A genomic segment from Tuwongella immobilis encodes:
- a CDS encoding serine hydrolase domain-containing protein: MIATPHRREWLLASTGLLAASGIREMTRMGAVGQAAEPRGAAGMLRESTPAAMRLDPLAIQRVYDRLDQWTRGPNPAVPSAAILIGRGDRFLPTRRFGRMGPEANAEPIRDDALFYLASITKPIIYTTAMQLVERGELVLSDRVTRYLPEFLGDGKSETQVLHLFTHTSGLADELPNNIELRKAHEPLSTFVREALRSKLLFPSGTDQSYSSLATILTAEMVQRLSQKTIREMVRIGVTEPLGMRNTALGSQGLDRSRIVRSVLPENQKGGDFDWNSRYWQEFGSPTGGIFSTPDDLAILCVTMLQQGQFGEQRILSPASVAMMTTNRLDDLPKLPEPIRRTQPWGLGWRLNHLGRADSWGDLLGRHVFGHTGSTGNVLWIDPKTQVYCIILSNYLRATAPWRLVQLSNQVAAAVRD, translated from the coding sequence ATGATCGCAACGCCGCACCGCCGCGAATGGTTGTTGGCCAGCACGGGCTTGCTTGCCGCATCGGGCATTCGAGAAATGACCCGCATGGGGGCAGTCGGGCAGGCGGCGGAGCCACGCGGCGCGGCGGGCATGCTGCGGGAATCGACGCCCGCGGCGATGCGGCTCGATCCGCTTGCCATTCAGCGGGTCTATGATCGGCTCGATCAGTGGACCCGCGGGCCGAATCCGGCGGTGCCGAGTGCCGCGATTTTGATTGGTCGCGGCGATCGGTTTTTGCCCACGCGACGATTCGGGCGGATGGGGCCGGAAGCGAATGCCGAGCCGATTCGGGATGATGCCCTGTTTTATCTGGCGTCGATCACGAAGCCGATCATCTACACGACTGCGATGCAACTGGTGGAGCGCGGCGAACTGGTGCTCAGCGATCGTGTGACCCGCTATTTGCCGGAGTTTCTCGGCGACGGAAAGTCGGAAACGCAAGTGCTGCATCTGTTTACGCACACATCCGGTTTGGCCGATGAGTTGCCAAATAACATCGAATTGCGAAAGGCCCACGAGCCGTTATCGACATTTGTTCGGGAAGCATTGCGCTCCAAATTGCTGTTCCCATCTGGGACCGATCAATCCTATTCCAGTTTGGCGACAATTCTCACCGCCGAAATGGTTCAACGATTGAGTCAGAAAACGATCCGTGAGATGGTGCGCATCGGGGTGACGGAGCCGCTGGGGATGCGGAATACCGCACTTGGTTCGCAGGGACTTGACCGCTCGCGCATTGTGCGGAGTGTGTTGCCGGAGAATCAAAAAGGGGGCGATTTCGACTGGAATAGCCGCTATTGGCAGGAATTTGGCTCGCCGACGGGGGGCATCTTCAGCACGCCAGACGACTTGGCGATTCTTTGCGTGACGATGCTGCAACAGGGGCAATTCGGGGAGCAGCGCATCCTCTCGCCAGCAAGCGTGGCGATGATGACGACGAATCGCCTGGATGATCTGCCGAAATTACCGGAGCCAATTCGCCGCACGCAGCCCTGGGGATTGGGGTGGCGGCTGAATCATTTGGGCCGGGCGGACAGTTGGGGCGATCTGCTGGGTCGGCACGTCTTCGGGCACACCGGATCGACCGGAAATGTGCTGTGGATCGATCCCAAAACGCAGGTTTATTGCATCATTTTGTCGAATTATCTGCGAGCGACGGCACCGTGGCGGCTGGTGCAACTTTCCAATCAGGTGGCGGCGGCTGTGCGCGATTGA
- a CDS encoding DUF1559 domain-containing protein — MQSSQSKRSGFTLIELLVVIAIIAILIGLLLPAVQKVREAAARMKCQNNLKQLGLAFHNYAGVNNDSFPMAYQFVTTPAPNAHAWGAWLLPMIEQENLFRQYDLRQPFFIPANQIVVRTHLKAFQCPSAPENRTYSGDLGPIIGGGSIPYSASASDYHVVTGVMGSLWTLLAAAPNSARGGALSANAMTTILGVTDGTSSTVLLAEIAGKNDRYVRGQKVGTGTEQGGGWGDPLSGENWLIGSDETGVVAPGSCVIGCTNSQPFGSTARGIYSFHTSGSNVLFCDGSVRFLASSTTPRNFVYMVTKSNGDLVAE; from the coding sequence ATGCAATCGTCTCAGTCCAAGCGAAGCGGATTTACGCTCATTGAGTTACTTGTTGTGATTGCAATTATCGCCATTTTGATCGGTCTGCTGCTGCCAGCAGTTCAAAAAGTGCGCGAAGCCGCCGCTCGAATGAAGTGCCAGAACAACCTCAAGCAGCTGGGGCTGGCTTTCCACAACTACGCTGGGGTCAACAACGATTCGTTCCCGATGGCGTACCAATTTGTGACGACGCCCGCCCCCAACGCTCACGCGTGGGGTGCCTGGTTGCTGCCGATGATCGAACAAGAAAACCTGTTCCGTCAATATGATTTGCGCCAGCCGTTCTTCATCCCCGCGAATCAGATCGTCGTCCGCACCCACTTGAAAGCATTCCAATGCCCGTCGGCACCGGAAAATCGCACCTATTCCGGCGATCTGGGCCCGATTATCGGCGGCGGTTCAATTCCATACTCCGCCTCGGCGAGTGATTATCATGTCGTCACGGGTGTGATGGGATCGCTGTGGACGCTGCTCGCGGCGGCACCCAATAGTGCTCGCGGTGGTGCCTTGTCGGCGAATGCCATGACCACGATTTTGGGCGTGACCGATGGCACCTCGTCCACCGTTTTGCTCGCCGAAATTGCCGGCAAAAATGATCGCTATGTTCGTGGGCAAAAGGTTGGGACTGGTACCGAACAAGGCGGCGGTTGGGGGGATCCGCTCAGCGGCGAAAACTGGCTGATTGGCTCGGACGAAACCGGCGTGGTGGCCCCTGGTTCCTGCGTCATCGGTTGCACCAACAGCCAGCCGTTCGGCTCCACAGCTCGCGGCATTTACAGCTTCCATACCTCGGGTTCCAACGTGCTGTTCTGCGATGGCTCGGTGCGATTCCTGGCCTCCAGCACCACCCCGCGGAACTTTGTGTACATGGTCACCAAGTCCAACGGCGACCTGGTGGCTGAATAA
- a CDS encoding DUF1501 domain-containing protein, producing MTREILSHAGRRMLDRRGFIRDAGTGLSGIALAAMLAESARAERTPLRPNIDPSRPFAPRPPHFPAAADRVLMIFCSGAISHIDTFDYKPELIKRHGQPMPGSEKLVTFQGEQGNLTQPLWDYKPRGQSGKMISEMLPKLAELADSMCFIHSMTAKSNTHGPAENQMSTGFTLDGFPGIGSWVSYALGSENQDLPAFVAIPDPRGVPQVGPNHWNSAFLPSVFQGTPFSAERPIPHLLRPQTISAKADTATRDFLKQLNDQHLAAHPDDRDLAARIASYEMAGRMQLKAAEVSNLAQESKAVHQHYGTDSSNATQAGFARNCLLARRLLERGVRFVQLFNGAYAMGEGVGNWDGHKMLKQQYDRHAPVLDGPCAALLRDLKQRGLLDRTLVVFVTEFGRMPTFQKGASGRDHNPKGFTVWMAGAGVKSPFSYGATDDFGYQAVESVATIYDLHATILHLIGLDHERLSFYHNGIERRLTDVHGHVLEPCLKQAVSRK from the coding sequence ATGACCCGTGAAATTCTCTCGCATGCCGGGCGTCGGATGCTCGATCGCCGTGGCTTTATTCGCGATGCCGGCACTGGATTGAGCGGCATTGCGCTGGCCGCGATGCTGGCGGAATCCGCCCGCGCGGAACGCACCCCGTTGCGTCCGAATATCGACCCCAGCCGACCGTTCGCCCCCCGCCCGCCGCATTTCCCGGCGGCGGCGGATCGGGTGCTGATGATCTTTTGTAGTGGCGCCATTAGTCACATCGATACATTCGATTACAAACCGGAATTGATCAAACGCCATGGCCAACCGATGCCCGGATCGGAAAAATTGGTGACATTCCAAGGCGAACAGGGCAACCTGACCCAACCGCTCTGGGACTACAAGCCGCGCGGGCAATCCGGGAAGATGATTTCCGAGATGTTGCCGAAATTGGCCGAACTTGCCGATTCGATGTGCTTCATCCATTCGATGACGGCCAAAAGCAACACGCACGGCCCGGCGGAAAACCAAATGAGCACGGGGTTTACGCTCGATGGCTTTCCGGGAATCGGTTCGTGGGTGAGTTACGCGCTGGGGTCGGAAAATCAGGATTTGCCCGCGTTCGTGGCGATTCCCGATCCGCGTGGGGTGCCGCAAGTCGGGCCGAATCACTGGAATAGCGCGTTCCTGCCGTCAGTGTTTCAGGGCACGCCGTTCTCGGCGGAGCGGCCAATTCCCCACTTGCTGCGACCGCAAACCATTTCGGCGAAAGCGGATACCGCGACGCGGGATTTCCTAAAGCAGTTGAACGACCAGCATTTGGCGGCGCATCCCGATGATCGAGATTTGGCCGCACGCATTGCCAGTTACGAGATGGCGGGGCGGATGCAATTGAAGGCCGCGGAGGTGTCGAATTTGGCCCAGGAATCCAAGGCGGTGCATCAGCATTACGGCACGGATTCCTCGAATGCGACGCAGGCGGGCTTCGCACGCAACTGCTTGCTGGCACGGCGGTTACTGGAACGCGGGGTGCGATTTGTGCAGTTGTTCAACGGGGCTTACGCCATGGGCGAAGGCGTTGGCAACTGGGACGGGCATAAGATGCTCAAGCAGCAATACGATCGCCATGCCCCGGTGCTGGATGGGCCGTGTGCTGCGCTGTTGCGCGACCTGAAACAACGGGGATTGCTGGACCGCACGCTGGTGGTGTTTGTGACGGAATTTGGCCGCATGCCCACCTTCCAAAAGGGGGCCAGCGGTCGGGATCACAATCCGAAGGGATTTACCGTTTGGATGGCGGGTGCGGGGGTAAAATCGCCTTTTTCTTACGGTGCAACCGACGATTTCGGCTACCAAGCCGTCGAATCGGTAGCGACGATTTACGACCTGCACGCCACGATTCTGCACCTGATCGGGCTGGATCACGAGCGGCTGTCGTTCTACCACAACGGGATCGAACGGCGGCTGACCGATGTGCATGGCCATGTGCTGGAACCGTGCCTGAAACAAGCGGTTTCTCGCAAGTAA
- a CDS encoding SAVED domain-containing protein, with protein sequence MNPVVWDLLKTFVSPVVSFGIGMWLSYWWQKRRMKKLVARMRRLSQSQQAEVALAISIGNQPIELSVRNYLDTCGMQAIGIEAFHHTAVFTDDPQTWEDYLHQLRTRIRDLKTAGVTRLHLFILSPVAIGVFAGALLHNGPEIVIYHYFNGVYAPIGTINSMTTKGP encoded by the coding sequence ATGAATCCAGTGGTTTGGGATCTGCTGAAAACCTTCGTCAGCCCGGTGGTGAGCTTTGGCATTGGGATGTGGCTGTCGTATTGGTGGCAAAAGCGGCGGATGAAAAAGCTGGTCGCCCGCATGCGGCGGCTGTCGCAATCGCAACAAGCCGAAGTCGCGCTCGCCATTTCCATCGGGAATCAGCCCATCGAATTGAGCGTGCGCAACTACTTGGACACGTGCGGGATGCAGGCCATCGGCATCGAGGCGTTCCACCACACAGCCGTCTTCACCGACGATCCGCAGACCTGGGAAGACTACCTGCATCAGCTTCGCACGCGGATTCGCGATCTCAAGACGGCCGGTGTCACCCGACTGCATCTGTTCATTCTGTCCCCGGTCGCCATCGGAGTTTTTGCCGGTGCCCTGCTCCACAATGGCCCCGAAATTGTCATCTACCACTACTTCAACGGAGTCTACGCACCCATTGGCACGATCAATTCCATGACCACCAAAGGACCATAA